GCTAAGTAAACATGTATTGCAGATCTGCAGACAATATACACGTACCAAAGTTTTTGTTCAGTTAACATTTAACAGATTATTATTGCATTGTTTCATGTAACATAACTCATTCACTATATTGCGAATATACGGTACTTTCTGTCATATCGTGGTAGTTTAAacattttgtgtgtttatcaATGTGTATCATGAATTAACTCTTATCGTACGTTAAATTCCTGAAtcattaaagaaacaaaattttgagatcATCTTGTATATGTTTAACGATGACGCATCTGTATCTTCAATCAATGACTTCgttatatttttggtaacTTTGAGGAAGAACCcaatgtaaaatttaattgatttgaatttatGTTATGTCAGATTTTGCAAATACTCCAATTTATTATAGATATAGATAAGGTATTATATGACATACTATTATTATCAATTCTGCAAATAATCCAATTTATTAGGGATTAGACATAGTCCTTGAATTGTTAATTAGGATGATTAACCttaaaatgaattaattatATCTTACCATTTTTTAATGGTATGAATATCTTTATAAAGAGTTgcataaaattttaatggtGTAACTGTATGTATCCATTCTCTTCAACTGAGTGACCTTTTCGTTTGCGCCCATTGCAACAATTATAAGTTTCGTTTAAACTGAAATTCTCTATCACGTCCTTAATTTTAGCCAAAATTTTGCAGCAAATTCGgcattattattttattacacTATGATCCTTATATTAAGAGACATCACCTTTGTTTATCGAAGTTTAATTCTTCAAGTATGCATCTTATATTATCCACTtgacatatgtatatatgtgcttaaaatatcaaaaacatttgacCAAAAATTTTCTAACTTAAAGCTCGATTCTTTTTCAAGTCAATGTTCATCTATAATGTTGCTAAATATCAGTTTTATAATTGGTGAAATAATGCTATAATAAAACACTAATTTTAAAAGCTCACAAGAATTCtcataaataattatataatgaATCAAGTTAATTATTcaatatgtatgtattttaaaacattttcgTCTTTTTAGTTAAGCCATGTTCGTTTCTCCATTTGACAGATCCATCCAACTGATTCATTCAACATGTCCATCTAGATGATTCATTCGACTCTTGTTCGTTTCATTTTTAGTAGGTTCATTTAACTAGACCATCCGAATGAGATGTTGTTCGTTTGCTTATCTCtatctccatccaaatgatttGTAATAATACAAATACCTAAAATACCAATGCTTtcatctaattatatttttattattacttgtaaacatattaattttaattcttaatttaaaatatatttaaaagtaaataaattttaaataatagttttttacatttatgaatttattttacggttttggcgggaaaacgtgattttacagttttgacgggaaaactcgattttacggtttggcggaaaacataattttacgtttttgacggaaaaacgtaattttacgtttttggcgagaaaacgtgattttacgattttggcggggaaaaatgattttacggtttcggtgagaaaacgtgatttttgcggttttggctGGAAACGAAAATTTACagttttggtgggaaaaaacgatttgcggttttggcggaaaaacgTATTTTTACGGTTTTAGCGGGAAAACGgaattttacggttttatcggaaaattttgattttgcggttttagcggaaaatttaatttttattttttaaaaaaataattggaaaataagatttaagtctatttgtttttatctaaaaatacatctaaataatcaattaaaataattaggatatttttgtcatttgttaaTTCTGACTGAACcatctccatccaaatgatccaATTAAATTCAGCCAAAtgagtttcaaaatttagcctaaattttcaaactcaTCCAAATGATTCATTTGGATGGATCATCTGAATGAACCGTTTTTTGCACTAAACGAACATCAAAACTCATCTCCATCCAGATGATCCATCTGAATGATGAAACGAACAGAGCCTTAATAGAATCTGAAAAGAGTGGGTcctcaataattaaaaaccaaGAATTCAAGGGGATGGGACTTTTCCTATAAAGAAGCCAAAGCCTTTCTCACCATTTTCTCTCatcaccaaacaaacaaacacattcaAATCTCATAAACACATTGATAAGTAAAAATCCTCTCGAGAGACAAGAATGAGAATGACACTTGTTCACTtgtctctctccctcttctcATGTCTCCTCCTTGTCCTTTCTCCGACCTTCATTGCCTCCACTCCCGTCTCCGAACCCGAACTCGTAGTTCAAGAAGTTAACGAGTGCGTAACAATCAATGTTTAAAAGTAGTAGTTTTATACTATTGTTAAACATCGGCATTATAACATTGttgttgtgtatatatatttgtagaaaGATTAATGCGTCTAGGAGGAATCTAGGCGTGCTCTCATGTGGGACCGGAAATCCAATTGACGACTGTTGGAGATGCGACCCGAAATGGGAGAAAAACCGACAACGGTTAGCCGATTGCGCGATCGGGTTTGGCAAACACGCAATCGGTGGTCGTGACGGTAAAATCTACGTGGTGACTGACTCGAGTGACAAAGACGTGGTTAACCCTAAACCCGGAACCCTTAGACACGCGGTGATCCAAGACGAGCCACTATGGATCATCTTCGCGCGTGACATGGtcataaaactaaaagaagagCTGATTATGAACTCTTTCAAGACTATAGACGGCCGTGGAGCGAGCGTCCACATTGCTGGTGGCGCGTGTATCACCGTCCAGTACGTGACCAACATCATCATCCACGGTGTTAACATCCATGACTGTAAAAGAAAGGGGAATGCTTACGTTAGAGACTCTCCGTCGCATTATGGGTGGAGGACAGCGTCTGACGGTGACGCCGTCTCGATTTTTGGTGGCTCCCACGTGTGGGTAGACCATTGCTCGTTGTCCAACTGCGCTGACGGTCTGATAGACGCCATTCATGGATCAACGGCCATTACTATCTCTAATAACTATTTGAGTCACCACAATAAAGTCATGCTTTTGGGACACAGTGATTCGTACACGAGAGACAAGAACATGCAAGTCACCATTGCCTTTAATCACTTTGGAGAAGGTCTTGTTCAGAGAATGCCAaggtaaattaaaaatagagttTAGTTTGCTAAAAAGGTCccttaatttttatattaattttaactaagACGCTTTAAATTATTTGGGAAATTGGCAGATGTAGACATGGATATTTTCATGTGGTGAATAATGATTATACACATTGGCAAATGTATGCAATTGGTGGAAGTGCAGCTCCAACGATTAACAGTCAAGGCAATAGGTTTCTTGCTCCAAACGACCATGTCTTTAAAGAGGTAATTAAGAAgctaattttctatttttagtcATATGAGAAATATTCAACTTAATCTGACCAAACCAActttttgatttgatataatataaAGGTGACTAAATACGAAGATGCACCACGAAGCAAATGGAAGAAATGGAATTGGAGATCGGAAGGTGATTTGTTCCTAAACGGTGCGTTTTTTACGCCTTCGGGTGGAGGAGCCTCTTCAAGCTATGCTAAGGCTTCGAGTTTGTCGGCTAGACCGTCCTCATTGGTGGCTTCAGTCACGTCCAATGCTGGTGCACTCTTTTGTAGAAAAGGATCACGATGTTAATCCAATCcatcttttcaaaattatatatataatccatccaatctaattaattaaaaagataaagaagaggATGCATGTTGTCCCTGGTATGTCAATTTTTCGTTAccctttagtttttttttattgtggGGAGGGTTAAAGTAGTAAGATGGATTCGATGTGTATACTAAAGTTATGTGTGGATTCCCTTTGGACCAATGGGtttctttaaaactttttggAGTAGGGACCAATGTTTATGTTGTGGTGGGGATAATGTCTGTACAATTGCTAAGCGATTATTGttgatttcttatatattgtATCAACATCTTAATTATTAACATCCGTGTGTTAACAGTTTTGAGatgttttttagttattaacTCAGCATAATTTCAAACCGAAccgaatcaaaccaaaatgcGTATGGTTTGTGCCGAATATGGTCCGAGCCGAACGAATAATGTATGGTTCAATGGTTTATTAGAGTGGGTTGAAgactagttttgtttttcaaggCCACTGATCAAATTTTTACCACCCCACAAAAATCgttatggttttctttttgtcactATAGACGCCCAAAATAGCAAATATTCGGATTTTAGACAACGCAGATTAGTATATGAATTTCGGCTTAAATTCTCATctgattattaaaaaagatcGAACCGAAGACCAAATTAATCACAGGATATTGTATATTGCAGTTGAATATGTGAACTATGTTTGTGGCATATAGTAGTGGTAGAGAATATATTCACATATGGTTACATTGGTCGCAGTGTGTAACATGGGCATATCTAATTTTTGCGATGACATTTAATTTGTCTGCAAGATCTGTAATAAGTGTTGGTTTCGTGAGTCTGACAAAACTAGAACAGAATCTCCACTAATTGGACCAGATCTGGATCTCGCTCTTTGCTCTCTTCCCTTCCCGAGACGTGGCGTTGGACAATTATTGCAATAAATGATAAGGtaccaaaatccaaatgaGGAGCTGCAGTTTTTCAAAGTTACTCAGAATGTACATTAAATGTTTCTATAATCCAATTGTAATCATATGACCATTGCAAATAAGTACTTAATTTTGAGTGCAATGGTGTATCTTTGTAGGAGTAAACAAATGAATTATTTATCAGCAACTTTGTCGGTGGAGAActattttatctctttctgttgttttgttaatttgttgattttgggCTAATTTTGGAAGTTTTGGTACCATGTGGATAGTTATGGTTTTTTGGAATTAGGAATGGGACACAACCTTCACGTTCATCGTAACATGTTCTAAGAAGAGTCATGTTTCACTTTAAGTGAATCTCAATCAATATATCACCGTGTACCAAATGATGGCACACTTGCAAGTTTTTCagtaccaaagaaaaaaaaaactacctcGAACAAGTGTGTAGCTAATCATTTGGTTAATCTAACACATTATTACGATAGATAATTTACTAtacagaagaaaataaaacacagtAATGAGTAAAAATGATAGTGAAGCGAATTTTACCGAATAACAGAGtgtaagataaaaataaaatctatatactAAAAATGAACCGGAAAATGTGGCAAACCAAAActaagatataaaaaaaaaaaaaaaagttgttacaaatgtgaaataaatcttagAGTACTACATTACTGCAGTTTGAAAAATGCCGTTTCAAAAAAGATGTCAAATATAGTAACTTTCAAAATCGGTgttttgaagatgaaaaatGCGCAAGTGCTAGAGAACGAACTAATTTCCTTTTCGGGAGCAACTAACTATAATCAGAtttgattatgattatgattcaAACAACATGCTTTAATAGTAGACTCTTACACTCATAGCcgtttcaaaatatttgacGACCATTATTAGATAGTAGATTTTTCAGTAGAACTGACTCACCTTTAAGATTAGTCGAACAACTGCTTTTGAGATTAGTCGAACGGCTTAAGTCGGATCATGTGGTTAAATAACTAGTTTTGGATCCCTAATACGATGCTGACCCGGATCACCGACGGTTatagttatataaaaacaatatgtTATATCAAAATGCAACATTGTCAAGATCCAAACATGATCAAAATTGGttttaaccaaacaaacaaagaagcatAATGAAGCATTCATGACAACTGTCTGCAGTAGACAAAAGGTACAGAACGTTATTTGACTTTCACGCATGTAAACGTTTTAACCCGACCCACCAAAATTTTTACTatcaaaacattacaaaatacaaaccaaTGATTACTCAGCTCCATTAATGTTCAACTTCATCAACCTCTAACAGTCCTATTTTTCTTAACTCATAAATGTTCATCGCTTTGAACATGAGGGACCAATCAAAACTCAATCCCTGAATCAATACACTTAAGTCTTCTAATGTCGAAAGAAAACCGCAAGcttaataaattcaaaatcagCACACCTAACCACAGTGAAAAATTATCTGTGGAATGTTCTTACATAAATACGCTTGCAAGAAAACGTAAACAATCCAAACATGACTATCATTCATCAGTATTCTGATGGGGAGATGACATCATCGATCTTGATTATCTTAACTACTTGTGTTGCAAGTACGATCTGTTGCTGCTTCATGATCAACGtttcaaacatgttttgttcCCTCATGTGTTAGCCCCTACATCGTTGCAATCAATCCCGTAGAATGGAATGTTCTCCTCTCCTGAATATTCAACAACAAACCCAATACTTAACCCATCTTTCACAGTAACAAGCCAATATATAAAgtaaacaaagacaaaacacatcaATCACTTACCTTAATTTGCTGAGATTTTACAGCTGAGAGTGTTTCAATGGGCTGCAATCCACTGTTCAAAGCAAGAGCCATAGGGATAGACCTAAGAGAGATGAGAttcaaaaggaagaaactaaCATATGGTGACATCTCCGTCAGGTCCTTGAAGCATTTTTTTTCCATGCCCTTGGGACCGAGAGAGGATCGGA
This sequence is a window from Arabidopsis thaliana chromosome 1 sequence. Protein-coding genes within it:
- a CDS encoding Pectate lyase family protein (Pectate lyase family protein; FUNCTIONS IN: pectate lyase activity; INVOLVED IN: biological_process unknown; LOCATED IN: endomembrane system; EXPRESSED IN: 21 plant structures; EXPRESSED DURING: 13 growth stages; CONTAINS InterPro DOMAIN/s: Pectin lyase fold/virulence factor (InterPro:IPR011050), AmbAllergen (InterPro:IPR018082), Pectate lyase/Amb allergen (InterPro:IPR002022), Pectin lyase fold (InterPro:IPR012334), Parallel beta-helix repeat (InterPro:IPR006626); BEST Arabidopsis thaliana protein match is: Pectin lyase-like superfamily protein (TAIR:AT5G63180.1); Has 1739 Blast hits to 1731 proteins in 272 species: Archae - 0; Bacteria - 767; Metazoa - 0; Fungi - 258; Plants - 701; Viruses - 0; Other Eukaryotes - 13 (source: NCBI BLink).), with translation MRMTLVHLSLSLFSCLLLVLSPTFIASTPVSEPELVVQEVNEKINASRRNLGVLSCGTGNPIDDCWRCDPKWEKNRQRLADCAIGFGKHAIGGRDGKIYVVTDSSDKDVVNPKPGTLRHAVIQDEPLWIIFARDMVIKLKEELIMNSFKTIDGRGASVHIAGGACITVQYVTNIIIHGVNIHDCKRKGNAYVRDSPSHYGWRTASDGDAVSIFGGSHVWVDHCSLSNCADGLIDAIHGSTAITISNNYLSHHNKVMLLGHSDSYTRDKNMQVTIAFNHFGEGLVQRMPRCRHGYFHVVNNDYTHWQMYAIGGSAAPTINSQGNRFLAPNDHVFKEVTKYEDAPRSKWKKWNWRSEGDLFLNGAFFTPSGGGASSSYAKASSLSARPSSLVASVTSNAGALFCRKGSRC
- a CDS encoding TCP-1/cpn60 chaperonin family protein (TCP-1/cpn60 chaperonin family protein; FUNCTIONS IN: unfolded protein binding, ATP binding; INVOLVED IN: response to salt stress; LOCATED IN: cellular_component unknown; EXPRESSED IN: 14 plant structures; EXPRESSED DURING: 8 growth stages; CONTAINS InterPro DOMAIN/s: Chaperonin Cpn60/TCP-1 (InterPro:IPR002423), T-complex protein 1, epsilon subunit (InterPro:IPR012718); BEST Arabidopsis thaliana protein match is: TCP-1/cpn60 chaperonin family protein (TAIR:AT1G24510.1); Has 1127 Blast hits to 982 proteins in 329 species: Archae - 446; Bacteria - 0; Metazoa - 192; Fungi - 185; Plants - 115; Viruses - 0; Other Eukaryotes - 189 (source: NCBI BLink).); protein product: MALAFDEFGRPFIILREQDQKTRLKGIDAQKANISAGKAVARILRSSLGPKGMEKKCFKDLTEMSPYVSFFLLNLISLRSIPMALALNSGLQPIETLSAVKSQQIKERRTFHSTGLIATM